Below is a genomic region from Streptomyces sp. RPA4-2.
CGGTGGGCGGGTGTTGTCAGTCCCGGCGGGCGGCGGTCCAGGCGGCGAGCTGTTCGGGGGTGACGTCCGGGTCGGCGACCAGGGAGGCCAGTTCGTCGTCCGCGGGGTGGCGGGTGGCCAGTGCCGGGCAGCGCCGGCAGCCTTCGACGCCGGCCTGCGCCCACCACTGGCAGCCGGCCCGCAGATGGCAGCGCGGCACCGCGCCGCCCGCCGGCGCCGGGTAGGCCGCCACCACCCGTTCCACCAGGGTGCAGTCACCGCCCCGGCGGTTGGCGCAGTCGGTGACGCAGTGCGAGGCGAACCGCAGGATCCGGCGCGGCTCGATGTCCTCGGGGATCTGGTCGAGCACCGCGGCGGCCGGGACCGCGTCGGCGAGATACGTCACCTGTCCGTCGAGGCCGGAGCGCACGCCCAGGACCAGCGACTCCGGCGCGTGCGCCGCCCCGCTGGGGCACCAGCTCGTACGGGTGTCCGCCTCGGCGGCGGCCGCGTCCGGGCGCGCGTGACCCCGCGTCAGCACGGCAGCACGGAGGAGACGTCGACGCTCATTCCCCGGGCCGCCGGGGACAACGGCGCGCTCGCGGCGGCCCGTTCTTGGGCCACGGCCCCGGCGATGCCGCGGGCCAGCTGCGCCCGTGAGGTGATGCGCTCCGGGCCGGCCGGTGTCTGCGCGGGTGCCGCGCCGGCGGCGGCCAGGACGAGTCCGGTGGCCGCGACGGCGGCCGCGACGCCCGTGACGCCGCGGGGGTGCTTCATACGGCCTCCTCCGTGTCCCGGGGCGACGGCGGGGTGACGGGCCCGGGCGTGACCTGGGCGCTCGCCGCGCCCGCGGCGGCCAGGACCAGTCCGGTGACCGCGGCGACGGCCGCGACCGTACGGGAGTGCCTCATGCGGATGCCTCTCGTCGTGCGTGGACGAACCTCGACGCCCCAGCGTGGCCCGGGACTTCACAGAGTCCCTCGAGGCCCGCTGGAGGGCGGCTCGAACGATCTCCGGAAACGGCCGAAGGGTTCACGCCGGAGTGCTTCAATGGCCCCCGTGAGGGCCTGAATTGACCAGCAATAACCAGCAGGGAGCGAGCACGGGGATGCGGAAGTCGTATTACGCGGCACACGTCTACATGATCCTGGGAGTGATCTCCGGTCTGTATTACCGGGAGTTCACCAAGGCCAAAGATTTCGACGGTGAAACCCAGCTGGCGCTCATGCACACCCACCTGCTCTCGCTGGGCATGATGGGCTTCCTCATCGTCCTCGCCCTGGACAAGCAGTTCAGGCTGTCCGGGACGAAACTGTTCACGTACTTCTTCTGGTTCTACAACGCGGGCATCGCGATCACCGTCGCCATGATGTTCGTGCACGGCACCGAGACCGTGCTCGGCGACCACGTGCCCGAGGCCGTGCCGCTCACCGCGGGCCTGGGGCACACCCTGCTCACGGTCGGGCTCATCCTGCTGTTCGTGCTGATCGGCAAGCGCCTCAACGAGCCCGCCGAAACCGGACCCGCCGAGCCGGAGCAGCAGGCCGAGACGGCCGGCACCCCGGTCTGAAGCACCGGACTCCCGGTCTGAGCCACCGGACCCCCGGACCGGCACGCCCCCGGACCACCGCGCCTCTGGACCACCGGGCGTCCGAGGCCGCGAGCGCGCGGGCCCGCGGTCCGGGCCGCCGTCGTGTCAGGCGGGCTGGGCCGCGGGGCCGAGCAGGACCTCGGTCAGCGCGGCCAGCCGCCGGCCGGTGAGGCCGGGGCGCAGACGGCGGCCCCCGGTGAGGGCGGCCAGGCCGTGCCAGGCGCTCCACAGGACCTCGGCCAGCAGTTCGCCGTCGCGGCCGGCCGCGACGGGCGCCACGGCGAGGCCGATCTCGGCGAGGACGTCCGCGAGCGGCGCCGGCGTGTCCCCGCAAGCGCCTCCCGAAGTGCCTTCGGGGGTGCCTGCGGGGGCGTCGCCGTCTCCCGGGTCGAGGGTGAGCATGGCCTGGTAGAGGACCGGCCCCCGCTCGGCGAAGTCGACATAGGCGCGGGCCACCGCGTCCAGCGCGGCGCGCGGCTCCGCCTCGCCCAGGCGGGCGGCGCGCAGCGCGGCGGCGAGTTCGGCGAAACCTTCCAGGGCGACCGCGTGGACGATGGCGTCCTTGTTCTTGAAGTGCTGGTACAGCACGGGCTGGCTGTATTCGATACGGTCCGCGAGACGCCGCGTGGTGACGTAGTCCCAGCCTTCGGCCTCGGCCATCTCGCGGGCCGTGGTGAGGATCAGGCGGTGGCGCTGGGCCTGCTCGCGCAGGCGTCGTTCTCGGAGCGTCATGGACCGACTTTAGCACTTTCAGCGATAATCGAGCTGTCAGTGATAGGGTTTCTGTCTTTGAAATTCGCGGGGGGGTGCCGGCCCGCCGTACGGCGGGGCGGTTGCCGTCGTGCGGCCGCGTTCGAGCGGCCTTCGAGGCGCGGGCGCCAGCATCGGGGCACGACTGCCCACAGAGAGGGCCACCCATGCTGACGCCGACTCCCCTGGAGGAGCTGCTCGACCTGGCCGCGGACGTCATCGGCTGCGACCGGCGCGTCCTGCCGGCCGGGGCGGCGGGCTCCCCCTTCATCACGCTGGGCGGCGGCCTCGGGCAGGCCGTACGGCTGCAGGCGCGTGCCGAGCAGCAGCTGGGCCTGGCCGTGGACCTGGCCCAGCTGCTGGGCCCCGCCCCCCTCGCGGACGTACTGGCCCGGGCGCGGCCGGCGCCGGTGCGGGCCGCGGGCGGCGGGGACCGGGCCGGGGCGGTACGGGCGCTGCTGCCGGGCCAGTCGGCGGCGCTCGCCGCCGAACGGGCCGCCGGCGGCGGCGTGGTGGCCCGGATCGTCAGCGCCGAGCTGTCCGGGCCGCTGGAGACGGGTGCGCTGCGCCGCGCGCTGGCCGCCCTGAGCGCACGGCACGAGGGCCTGCGGACGGCTTTCGCCGCCACCCCGCGCGGCCCCGTACGGCGGGTGCTCGCCGTCTGCCCCCCGCCGCTGGTCACGCTGGAGCCGGTGACGGCGGCCCCGGGCGAGGACCTGGTGGCGGCGGCGCACACACGGCTGGCCGCGCGGGCGGGGCGGCTGGTCGGCCGGCCCGGCCTGCCGCCGCTGGCCTTCGTGCTGACCCCGCTGGCGGCCGGTTCGCATCTGCTGTCGTTCGTCCACCACGACGCCGTGGCGGACAGCCGGTCGGCCGCCCTGCTG
It encodes:
- a CDS encoding DUF2871 domain-containing protein, with product MRKSYYAAHVYMILGVISGLYYREFTKAKDFDGETQLALMHTHLLSLGMMGFLIVLALDKQFRLSGTKLFTYFFWFYNAGIAITVAMMFVHGTETVLGDHVPEAVPLTAGLGHTLLTVGLILLFVLIGKRLNEPAETGPAEPEQQAETAGTPV
- a CDS encoding TetR/AcrR family transcriptional regulator; the encoded protein is MTLRERRLREQAQRHRLILTTAREMAEAEGWDYVTTRRLADRIEYSQPVLYQHFKNKDAIVHAVALEGFAELAAALRAARLGEAEPRAALDAVARAYVDFAERGPVLYQAMLTLDPGDGDAPAGTPEGTSGGACGDTPAPLADVLAEIGLAVAPVAAGRDGELLAEVLWSAWHGLAALTGGRRLRPGLTGRRLAALTEVLLGPAAQPA